Proteins encoded together in one Thermococcus gammatolerans EJ3 window:
- a CDS encoding hypothetical protein (functions along with aFIB and aL7a; guides 2'-O-methylation of ribose to specific sites in RNAs), which produces MRVYIAENVRGVYAFDESGKLIASKPFSGKPETSLDRLLKGEPSDELSALLDELKGEGYEEFIVEDTELSRKLKELGYNATAEFPNLAGEKLRSSPEEFLGENWFDEYYTVGVALTRLRIQEQSGARDKMIIQAIEALDDIDKVINLLVSRLREWYGLHFPELDEILPKHPQYVTFVKEIGPRENVSREKLEKLGFSEGKIKKILKAAEKSMGAPLGKFDSEIIRKLASEISDLYKLREQIEDYLETAMDEVAPNLKALVGAKLAARLMSLAGGLKELAMMPASTIQVLGAEKALFRHLRTGAKPPKHGVIFQYPAINRSPWWQRGKIARALAGKLAIAARVDYFSGEYIGEELKKELEQRIKEIKEKYPNPPKRKAKPEKKKKKKFKGKEKKGKKHEKGRKEKKGKGKPDKKGKKKKKGKR; this is translated from the coding sequence GTGAGGGTTTACATTGCCGAGAATGTCAGGGGCGTTTACGCCTTCGACGAGAGCGGGAAGCTCATCGCGAGCAAACCCTTCAGCGGAAAGCCAGAGACAAGCCTCGACAGGCTTTTGAAGGGAGAACCGAGCGACGAGCTGAGTGCCCTCCTCGACGAGCTGAAAGGAGAGGGGTACGAAGAGTTCATCGTGGAGGACACCGAGCTGAGCAGAAAGCTCAAGGAGCTCGGCTACAACGCAACAGCTGAGTTCCCGAACCTTGCGGGAGAAAAGTTGCGCTCAAGTCCAGAGGAGTTCCTCGGCGAGAACTGGTTTGACGAGTACTACACCGTTGGCGTTGCATTAACGAGGCTCCGCATACAGGAGCAGAGCGGTGCGCGCGACAAGATGATTATACAGGCCATCGAGGCGCTCGATGACATCGACAAGGTCATTAACCTGCTCGTTTCGAGGCTGAGGGAGTGGTACGGCCTCCACTTCCCCGAACTGGACGAAATCCTGCCCAAGCACCCGCAGTATGTGACTTTCGTTAAGGAAATTGGCCCGAGGGAGAACGTGAGCAGGGAGAAGCTTGAAAAGCTCGGCTTCTCCGAGGGCAAGATTAAGAAGATCCTCAAAGCGGCCGAGAAGTCGATGGGAGCACCGCTCGGTAAGTTCGACAGCGAAATCATAAGGAAGCTCGCCAGCGAGATAAGTGACCTCTACAAGCTGAGGGAGCAGATTGAGGACTACCTTGAGACGGCGATGGACGAGGTGGCTCCAAACCTGAAGGCTCTGGTCGGTGCGAAGCTTGCCGCTCGCTTGATGAGCCTCGCTGGAGGCCTTAAGGAGCTCGCCATGATGCCCGCTTCAACGATACAGGTTCTTGGAGCCGAGAAGGCCCTCTTCAGGCACCTAAGGACGGGCGCCAAGCCGCCAAAGCACGGCGTCATCTTCCAGTACCCTGCAATAAACCGCTCGCCCTGGTGGCAGAGGGGTAAGATTGCGAGGGCTTTAGCTGGAAAGCTGGCCATAGCGGCTCGCGTTGACTACTTCTCTGGTGAATACATCGGTGAGGAGCTGAAGAAGGAGCTCGAGCAGAGAATCAAGGAAATCAAGGAGAAGTACCCGAACCCGCCCAAGAGGAAGGCCAAGCCGGAGAAGAAGAAAAAGAAGAAGTTCAAGGGCAAGGAAAAGAAGGGCAAGAAGCACGAAAAGGGCAGGAAGGAGAAGAAGGGTAAAGGCAAGCCCGATAAGAAGGGTAAGAAGAAAAAGAAGGGCAAGAGGTGA
- a CDS encoding SPOUT family RNA methylase: MGAGRKFIVKTQRGMESVAANYISELLPKAEVWASPMGYSGLVLVESSDEDALEKILQIPEVERVIPVIVETEASLEKIAESAEKLADFIDENETYAVKTKRRGKHDFSSIDVNRVLGAKIKELTNADVNLSWPDKVVQVEIIGDRAYISVIPGEEFRKYTPDKIDARKLFKKLTIVQMPYWGDYKACRLFGEKIGRAAQAFEVKELIIAPKERMDAYELMEFIRGVKIGQESRYQIQRDAYPWNVEKVPVTVWDLYQVVRDKRRKKRLLIITDPKGPTLAEVKDKLAKDLHYAKEVVVFIGSREGIPKGLFRFADYVVDLAPYMTFATEHGIPAALVSLWEVYEEFLRGGEKGE; the protein is encoded by the coding sequence ATGGGTGCCGGTAGGAAGTTCATAGTCAAAACGCAGAGGGGCATGGAAAGCGTTGCGGCCAACTACATCTCCGAGCTGCTGCCTAAAGCGGAGGTTTGGGCATCGCCGATGGGATATTCTGGCCTTGTACTTGTGGAAAGCTCGGATGAGGATGCTCTTGAGAAGATACTCCAGATCCCTGAAGTGGAGCGCGTTATTCCGGTGATCGTCGAGACTGAAGCAAGTCTTGAGAAGATAGCGGAGAGTGCGGAAAAACTGGCTGACTTTATCGATGAAAACGAAACCTACGCCGTGAAGACCAAGAGACGGGGAAAGCATGACTTTTCGAGCATCGATGTCAATAGGGTTCTTGGGGCTAAAATCAAGGAGCTCACTAACGCCGACGTCAATCTGAGCTGGCCCGATAAGGTTGTTCAAGTGGAAATAATCGGGGATAGGGCTTACATCTCTGTAATCCCCGGGGAGGAGTTCAGAAAGTATACTCCTGACAAGATAGATGCAAGAAAGCTTTTCAAGAAGCTCACGATCGTTCAGATGCCCTACTGGGGTGATTACAAAGCATGTAGGCTGTTCGGGGAGAAAATCGGAAGGGCCGCCCAGGCTTTCGAGGTCAAGGAGTTAATCATAGCTCCCAAAGAAAGGATGGATGCCTACGAGCTCATGGAATTTATCAGGGGAGTAAAGATCGGACAGGAAAGCCGCTATCAGATCCAGAGGGATGCCTATCCCTGGAATGTTGAAAAGGTTCCCGTTACAGTCTGGGATCTCTACCAAGTGGTCAGGGATAAGAGGCGTAAGAAGAGGCTGTTGATAATAACCGATCCCAAGGGCCCGACTCTGGCAGAGGTTAAGGACAAGCTGGCGAAAGATCTTCACTACGCCAAAGAGGTTGTCGTGTTCATAGGTTCGAGGGAGGGCATCCCTAAGGGACTCTTCCGCTTTGCCGATTACGTTGTTGATCTGGCCCCGTACATGACCTTTGCAACGGAGCATGGAATACCCGCGGCTCTGGTCTCACTGTGGGAGGTTTATGAAGAGTTCCTCAGAGGGGGAGAGAAAGGGGAGTGA
- a CDS encoding DUF92 domain-containing protein, whose product MHDPSFTTLIIGLIVPLLGVIAYRAKALDLAGTLASVLLGILVIYLGGVYTFLALLVFLVFGTATTKYRFNEKVKKGFSSIEERTRSVGNVLGNGLAVVVFLIVEAITRQDVFWAATFSAIATVNGDTLASELGKVYGKRPRLITNLKPVKPGTNGGISLAGELFALLGVLVIVPFALPLTKYDLTMTLAVLTGGFLGINADSFIGATLENKGLLDNNGTNFLASLIGGLIGALVFYTLGG is encoded by the coding sequence ATGCACGATCCATCGTTCACAACGCTCATCATCGGCCTCATCGTGCCACTCCTAGGTGTGATTGCGTACCGGGCAAAGGCACTCGACCTAGCAGGAACCCTGGCCTCAGTCCTTCTTGGTATCCTTGTGATCTATCTGGGAGGCGTTTACACGTTCCTCGCGCTCCTCGTGTTTCTGGTGTTCGGAACCGCTACAACAAAGTATCGCTTTAACGAGAAAGTTAAGAAAGGGTTCTCCTCAATTGAGGAGAGGACGAGGAGCGTTGGAAACGTTCTAGGAAACGGGCTGGCGGTTGTGGTGTTTCTCATTGTAGAAGCAATCACAAGGCAGGACGTGTTCTGGGCGGCTACGTTTTCGGCCATAGCAACGGTCAACGGTGATACGCTGGCCAGCGAGCTGGGGAAAGTTTATGGGAAGAGGCCCAGGCTCATAACAAACCTAAAGCCTGTAAAACCCGGCACGAACGGAGGTATTTCCCTCGCTGGAGAGCTCTTCGCGCTCCTTGGTGTTCTGGTGATTGTCCCCTTTGCCCTACCCCTCACGAAGTACGACCTCACCATGACCCTTGCTGTTCTGACAGGGGGCTTCCTCGGGATAAACGCCGACAGCTTCATTGGGGCTACCCTCGAAAACAAGGGGCTCCTCGACAACAACGGCACCAATTTTCTAGCTTCCCTGATTGGAGGTTTAATAGGGGCGCTCGTCTTCTACACACTGGGCGGATGA
- a CDS encoding Lrp/AsnC family transcriptional regulator: MPRKVKIDSIDLRIVHLLSENARMTYKELAEAIGTTRQRISRRMDKLERMGIIQKYTILPDYESLGYSYIILGITLKPGAKTDSIIQNLKEKEYVKIIQKALGTHNLVVHVIAPKDMREIQSIIESITSDIEDIDHVDITFITETCKFQTF, encoded by the coding sequence ATGCCAAGGAAAGTTAAAATAGACTCCATCGATCTTAGGATCGTTCATCTCCTCTCAGAAAACGCAAGAATGACGTACAAAGAGCTTGCGGAGGCAATAGGAACAACGCGACAAAGGATCTCCAGGAGGATGGACAAACTCGAGAGAATGGGGATAATACAGAAGTACACCATTCTACCGGACTACGAGAGCTTGGGATACTCGTATATAATCCTTGGAATAACACTAAAACCTGGTGCGAAAACCGACTCCATAATTCAAAACCTCAAAGAAAAGGAATATGTCAAGATCATCCAGAAGGCCTTGGGTACTCACAACCTCGTCGTTCACGTAATAGCCCCGAAGGACATGAGGGAGATTCAGTCGATTATAGAATCCATCACGAGCGACATTGAGGATATTGATCATGTGGACATAACCTTCATAACTGAGACCTGCAAGTTCCAGACTTTTTGA
- the lonB gene encoding ATP-dependent protease LonB produces MLMGEERTLQTGETLDLGIEFETTEEIKVPERLIDQVIGQEHAVEVIKTAAGQRRHVLLIGEPGTGKSMLGQAMAELLPTENLEDILVFPNPEDENMPKIKTVPACQGRRIVQKYREKAKNQENIKSYLLLAIVFMVMMAVMMQYSTQNFLMGLFVIILTIMVLSNMRLKTSVLVPKLLVDNCGRTKAPFVDATGAHAGALLGDVRHDPFQSGGLGTPAHERVEPGMIHRAHKGVLFIDEIATLSLKMQQSLLTAMQEKKFPITGQSELSSGAMVRTEPVPCDFILVAAGNLDTVDKMHPALRSRIRGYGYEVYMRTTMPDTIENRRKLVQFVAQEVKRDGKIPHFTREAVEEIVREAQKRAGRKGHLTLRLRDLGGIVRAAGDIAVKKGKKYVEREDVLEAMKMAKPLEKQLADWYIENKKEYQVIKTEGGEIGRVNGLAVIGEQSGIVLPIEAVVAPAASKEEGKIIVTGKLGEIAKEAIQNVSAIIKRYKGEDISRYDIHVQFLQTYEGVEGDSASISVATAVISALEDIPIRQDVAMTGSLSVRGEVLPIGGATPKIEAAIEAGIKTVIIPKANEKDVFLSPDKAKKIRIIPVETIDEVLEIALEDSEKKRELLSRIRSALPLHKS; encoded by the coding sequence ATGCTCATGGGAGAGGAGAGAACCCTCCAAACCGGCGAGACTCTCGACCTTGGGATTGAATTTGAAACGACTGAGGAGATTAAAGTCCCCGAAAGACTCATAGACCAGGTCATCGGTCAGGAACACGCCGTCGAGGTCATCAAGACCGCTGCCGGCCAGAGAAGGCACGTCCTACTAATAGGCGAGCCCGGAACCGGAAAATCAATGCTCGGCCAGGCAATGGCCGAACTGCTACCTACCGAGAACCTTGAGGATATACTAGTCTTTCCAAACCCCGAAGACGAGAACATGCCCAAGATCAAGACGGTTCCGGCATGTCAGGGAAGAAGGATAGTGCAGAAGTACCGGGAAAAGGCCAAGAATCAGGAGAACATAAAATCCTACCTCCTGCTCGCGATAGTCTTCATGGTCATGATGGCCGTCATGATGCAGTACAGCACTCAGAACTTCCTCATGGGGCTCTTCGTAATAATCCTCACGATAATGGTCCTTTCAAACATGAGGCTGAAAACGAGCGTTCTCGTGCCCAAGCTCCTCGTCGACAACTGCGGAAGGACTAAAGCGCCGTTCGTGGACGCAACGGGGGCACACGCGGGAGCACTGCTCGGTGATGTGAGACATGACCCGTTCCAGTCCGGTGGCCTCGGCACTCCCGCCCACGAGCGCGTTGAGCCAGGGATGATACACCGCGCCCACAAGGGTGTCCTGTTCATAGACGAGATAGCAACCCTCTCCCTCAAAATGCAGCAGAGCCTCCTCACCGCGATGCAGGAGAAGAAGTTCCCGATCACCGGCCAGAGCGAGCTCTCGAGCGGTGCGATGGTCAGGACGGAGCCGGTTCCCTGTGACTTCATACTCGTCGCCGCTGGAAACCTCGACACCGTTGACAAGATGCACCCGGCTCTTCGCTCGAGGATTAGGGGCTACGGTTACGAGGTTTATATGAGGACGACGATGCCAGACACCATAGAGAACCGCAGAAAGCTCGTCCAGTTCGTCGCCCAGGAGGTAAAGCGCGACGGCAAGATTCCACACTTCACGAGGGAAGCCGTTGAGGAAATCGTAAGGGAGGCCCAGAAGAGGGCGGGCAGGAAGGGCCACTTGACCCTACGCCTCCGTGATCTCGGTGGTATCGTGAGGGCAGCCGGAGACATAGCGGTGAAGAAGGGCAAGAAGTACGTGGAGAGGGAGGACGTCCTTGAGGCCATGAAGATGGCAAAGCCCCTCGAAAAGCAGCTCGCCGACTGGTACATAGAGAACAAGAAGGAGTATCAGGTCATAAAGACGGAAGGCGGCGAGATAGGCAGGGTGAACGGCCTAGCTGTTATAGGGGAACAGAGCGGCATAGTCCTCCCCATTGAAGCTGTCGTTGCACCTGCCGCAAGCAAGGAGGAAGGGAAGATAATCGTCACGGGAAAGCTCGGCGAGATAGCGAAGGAGGCAATTCAGAACGTCTCAGCCATAATCAAGCGCTATAAGGGCGAGGACATAAGCCGCTACGACATTCACGTCCAGTTCCTCCAGACCTACGAGGGTGTTGAGGGTGATTCGGCGAGCATAAGCGTCGCCACAGCCGTTATCTCGGCCCTTGAGGACATTCCGATACGGCAGGACGTGGCGATGACTGGCTCGCTCAGCGTTCGGGGCGAGGTCCTGCCCATCGGCGGCGCTACACCCAAGATTGAGGCGGCCATTGAGGCGGGTATAAAGACGGTCATAATTCCCAAGGCCAACGAGAAGGACGTTTTCCTGAGCCCTGACAAGGCCAAGAAGATAAGGATAATCCCAGTTGAGACAATCGACGAAGTACTGGAGATAGCGCTCGAAGACTCTGAGAAAAAGAGAGAACTTTTGAGCAGGATAAGAAGTGCCCTGCCCCTCCATAAATCCTGA
- a CDS encoding DUF2666 domain-containing protein → MPRSVEDHVMFTAKHGNWKVADKLIDVEDEKIARFLARVGNTVNSKIPEYLTDVMNVAGIMSLAEGIDGDLTKVIVSLKSPGISRKLGALVFEEDKKLKKLLVDAARALLVRLTLSRFVPVDYPDGLLKEVRVVFPFPDDHVNFTAKHGSWIVVKRLIIDDSTPKVDVARLLASINETVTLKLPAYAGIDVNGIEEWFGPRKKVKKSEIPSIVERYLNFQPSEFAPGFEEHARVYALRIALERIGLSLDVPAKSLEKYLEKKP, encoded by the coding sequence ATGCCGAGGAGTGTAGAAGATCACGTTATGTTCACGGCCAAGCACGGAAACTGGAAGGTCGCCGACAAGTTGATCGATGTTGAAGATGAAAAGATAGCTCGTTTCCTTGCGAGGGTTGGCAACACCGTTAACTCCAAGATTCCCGAATACCTAACCGATGTCATGAACGTTGCGGGGATAATGAGCCTGGCCGAGGGAATTGACGGTGATCTAACGAAGGTAATCGTTTCCCTTAAGTCTCCTGGTATCTCCAGAAAACTCGGGGCACTTGTCTTTGAGGAGGACAAGAAGCTCAAAAAACTCCTCGTCGATGCCGCGAGGGCGTTGCTGGTCAGGCTTACCCTGTCAAGGTTCGTTCCCGTTGATTATCCGGACGGCCTGCTAAAAGAGGTTCGCGTAGTGTTCCCCTTTCCCGATGATCACGTTAATTTCACGGCCAAGCACGGCAGCTGGATAGTCGTTAAGAGGCTCATAATAGACGATTCGACACCGAAGGTTGATGTCGCCCGCTTGCTCGCTAGCATAAACGAAACAGTGACCCTTAAGCTCCCCGCTTACGCTGGTATAGACGTGAATGGCATTGAGGAGTGGTTCGGGCCAAGGAAAAAGGTGAAGAAATCGGAGATACCATCCATCGTTGAGAGGTACCTCAACTTTCAGCCTTCAGAGTTTGCCCCTGGGTTTGAGGAGCACGCGAGGGTTTATGCCCTCAGAATAGCCCTTGAGCGTATCGGTCTTTCGCTGGACGTGCCGGCCAAGAGCCTTGAGAAGTACCTAGAAAAGAAGCCGTGA
- a CDS encoding RidA family protein has translation MDREFVFPEGVSPIGPYSPGVIASGRLLFVSGQIPLDPETGELVRGTFRDMARRAIENLLSVVEAAGGSVENVVKVTVYLRDISKYEEFNEVYSEFFASSKPARAVVEVSNLPKGVDVEIEAIAVL, from the coding sequence ATGGATAGGGAGTTTGTGTTTCCGGAGGGGGTTTCTCCCATCGGCCCCTACAGTCCGGGCGTCATTGCCTCGGGCAGACTGCTCTTTGTGTCCGGGCAGATTCCCCTCGATCCCGAGACGGGTGAGCTGGTCAGGGGAACTTTTAGGGACATGGCCAGGAGGGCCATTGAAAACCTCCTTTCCGTTGTCGAAGCCGCTGGGGGAAGCGTTGAGAACGTGGTTAAGGTGACGGTTTATCTCAGGGACATAAGCAAATACGAGGAGTTCAACGAGGTTTACTCCGAGTTCTTTGCCAGCTCAAAACCTGCTAGAGCAGTCGTTGAGGTCTCTAACCTGCCGAAGGGTGTTGATGTGGAGATCGAGGCGATAGCTGTGCTCTGA
- a CDS encoding Mov34/MPN/PAD-1 family protein, whose product MVEKVRIREELLKYLLELARSFYPNEFAGFLREKDGIFEEVLIAPAGHFGRTSVFFNAWMLPLDESVRGTVHSHPDSVCLPSRQDLWFFSKFGGVHLILCYPFTPSDVKAFLSSGETVEIEIVP is encoded by the coding sequence TTGGTTGAGAAAGTTAGGATAAGGGAGGAACTTCTTAAATACCTCCTAGAACTCGCGAGGAGCTTTTACCCGAACGAGTTCGCGGGGTTTCTCAGGGAGAAGGATGGAATATTCGAAGAAGTCCTCATAGCTCCAGCCGGTCACTTTGGGAGGACGTCGGTATTTTTCAACGCTTGGATGCTCCCCTTGGATGAGAGCGTTAGGGGAACCGTCCATTCCCATCCGGATTCTGTATGCCTGCCCTCCCGGCAGGATCTCTGGTTCTTCTCGAAGTTCGGTGGCGTTCATCTAATCCTCTGCTATCCCTTCACTCCCTCGGACGTCAAGGCGTTTCTGAGCTCGGGAGAGACCGTGGAGATCGAGATAGTCCCCTGA
- a CDS encoding metal-dependent transcriptional regulator, translating to MQVSKREEEYLETMYLLYKSKGIIRVKDIAKRMNVKPPSVIDALKKLSSKGLVEYEKYDRILLTEEGRKIAERTYAKHRFLTEFFVEILGIPPEIAEEDACQFEHYVHEETVRRMKEFAKFIREQCPYAIKQFVKEKLEEG from the coding sequence TTGCAGGTTAGCAAGCGAGAGGAAGAGTACCTTGAGACCATGTACCTCCTCTACAAGAGCAAGGGTATAATCCGTGTCAAGGACATCGCCAAGAGAATGAACGTCAAGCCTCCAAGCGTCATCGATGCCCTCAAAAAACTGAGTAGTAAGGGTCTGGTGGAGTACGAAAAGTATGACAGGATTCTCCTCACCGAGGAGGGCAGGAAAATAGCCGAAAGAACCTATGCCAAGCACAGGTTTCTAACTGAGTTCTTTGTGGAGATTCTTGGAATTCCGCCCGAGATAGCGGAGGAGGACGCCTGCCAGTTTGAGCACTACGTTCACGAGGAGACGGTGAGGAGGATGAAAGAGTTCGCCAAGTTCATACGCGAGCAGTGTCCGTACGCAATA